In Penaeus monodon isolate SGIC_2016 chromosome 41, NSTDA_Pmon_1, whole genome shotgun sequence, a single genomic region encodes these proteins:
- the LOC119598555 gene encoding beta-1,4-galactosyltransferase 4-like isoform X4, giving the protein MVYVKVMWTVVVCVMIALVIASQFLPNKGLYWVQEEEQTCAHNSVNLSVYAEGNEKEMKRCDIPSPKLVGRTSVREGLSEAEVEANVTNVLPGGSWWPQDCESTWRLAVIVPYRNREVMVGPFLNHMHPFLQRQLLNYTIFIVEQSPGNKEFNRAKLLNIGYVLAQRSGPYDCYAFHDIDCVPEDDRNLYNCADQPRHLGVGMEKFKYK; this is encoded by the exons GTGATGTGGACAGTGGTAGTCTGTGTGATGATCGCCCTGGTCATTGCTAGCCAGTTTTTGCCCAACAAGGGCTTGTACTGGGTGCAAGAGGAAGAACAAACATGTGCCCATAATTccg TTAACCTCTCGGTTTATGCAGAAGGGaacgaaaaggagatgaagagatgcGACATTCCTTCTCCCAAATTAG TGGGTCGAACGAGCGTACGAGAAGGCTTATCAGAGGCGGAGGTCGAGGCCAACGTGACCAACGTGCTCCCAGGAGGCTCGTGGTGGCCACAAGACTGCGAGTCGACGTGGAGACTCGCCGTCATCGTCCCCTACAGGAATAGGGAGGTCATG GTCGGCCCTTTCCTCAACCACATGCATCCGTTTCTGCAACGCCAGCTGCTCAACTACACCATTTTCATCGTGGAACAGTCTC CAGGCAACAAGGAGTTCAACCGAGCGAAACTACTAAATATCGGATACGTCCTTGCACAACGATCCGGTCCTTACGACTGCTACGCTTTTCACGACATCGACTGCGTACCTGAAGACGATCGAAACCTGTATAATTGCGCCGATCAGCCACGACACCTAGGGGTTGGGATGGAAAAATTCAAATACAAGTAA